A genomic stretch from Eptesicus fuscus isolate TK198812 chromosome 15, DD_ASM_mEF_20220401, whole genome shotgun sequence includes:
- the LOC129151698 gene encoding GATA zinc finger domain-containing protein 1-like translates to MPLGLKPTCSVCKTTSSSMWKKSPQGDILCLHCSGRGGAGGGGAGSGAAGGTGGGGGGGGGGGGAGLGAATFASTSAAPSQSNGGGGGKQQSKQEIHRRSARLRNTKYKSAPAAEKKVSTKGKGRRHIFKLKNPIKAPESVSTIITAESIFYKGVYYQIGDVVSVIDEQDGKSYYAQIRGFIQDQYCEKSAALTWLIPTLSSPTDRFDPASYIIDCLSC, encoded by the coding sequence ATGCCCCTGGGCCTGAAGCCCACCTGCAGCGTCTGCAAGACCACGTCGTCCTCCATGTGGAAGAAAAGCCCGCAGGGGGACATCCTCTGCCTCCACTGCTCGGGCcggggcggcgcgggcggcgggggcgcgggctcGGGGGCCGCCGGCGGgaccgggggcggcggcggcggcggcggcggcggcggcggcgcgggcctCGGGGCGGCCACCTTCGCCAGCACCTCGGCCGCCCCTTCGCAGAGcaacgggggcgggggcggcaagCAGCAGAGTAAGCAGGAAATTCACCGGAGGTCTGCTCGGCTCCGAAACACCAAGTACAAATCTGCTCCAGCTGCCGAGAAGAAAGTTTCCaccaaaggaaaagggagaagacatatttttaaattaaaaaatcccaTCAAAGCGCCTGAGTCAGTTTCCACCATAATCACTGCAGAATCAATCTTCTACAAGGGGGTATATTACCAAATTGGAGATGTTGTTTCTGTGATTGATGAGCAAGATGGAAAATCCTACTATGCTCAGATCAGGGGTTTTATCCAGGACCAGTACTGTGAGAAGAGCGCAGCACTGACGTGGCTCATTCCCACTCTTTCTAGCCCCACGGACCGATTCGATCCTGCATCCTACATCATAGACTGCCTGTCCTGCTGA